In the genome of Vigna radiata var. radiata cultivar VC1973A unplaced genomic scaffold, Vradiata_ver6 scaffold_100, whole genome shotgun sequence, one region contains:
- the LOC106755296 gene encoding putative pentatricopeptide repeat-containing protein At1g26500 produces the protein MLLLRRTATLTFSNPRSLQPLRRHHHHPISPVNPEHLLRVCTVLYQQQNSPESRLTSRLTSCEFQLTHEFFLQVCNKFPYSWRPVYRFFLYTESQPSFKHSTVSFNKMLDVVGKSRNIDLFWDLLKDMARRGFVSDRTFVIALKTLGGARELKKCVEFFHLMNSNGREYNLGTLNKVVEAMCKCKLVEEAKFVVFKLRELVRPDGVTYKWLVGGYCDKGDLVEASKVWNLMEDEGFEPDVDAVEKMMETFFKVNQYGEALRLFDTMRFKRMDELGVSTYGLVIRWLCKKGMMAQAHEVFEEMRERGVRVDNTILGHIVYGLMTRRRVREAYQVFEGIEAPDLSVYHGLIKGLLRLRRASEATQVFREMVRRACEPTMHTYIMLLQGHLGRRGRKGSDPLVNFDTIFVGGMVKAGKSKEATKYVERVINRGMEVPRFDYNKFLYYFSNEEGVCMFEDVGKKLREVGLFDLADILESYGQKMATRDRRRNRSPIAPDTQGVISDTDNQAV, from the coding sequence ATGCTTCTTCTCCGGCGAACCGCCACGCTAACATTCTCAAACCCCCGCTCCCTCCAACCCCTCCGCCGCCATCACCACCACCCCATTTCTCCGGTGAACCCAGAGCACCTACTCCGAGTCTGCACCGTCCTCTACCAGCAACAGAACTCTCCCGAGTCACGACTCACCTCCAGACTCACGTCGTGCGAGTTCCAACTCACCCACGAGTTCTTCCTTCAAGTATGCAACAAATTTCCCTATTCATGGCGTCCCGTTTACAGGTTCTTCCTCTACACAGAGTCCCAGCCTTCCTTCAAGCACAGCACCGTTTCCTTCAACAAGATGCTCGACGTGGTAGGCAAGTCTCGCAACATCGACCTTTTCTGGGATCTTCTCAAAGACATGGCACGTCGTGGTTTCGTCAGCGACAGGACCTTCGTGATCGCGTTGAAGACTCTGGGGGGTGCAAGGGAGCTGAAGAAGTGTGTGGAGTTTTTCCACTTGATGAATTCCAATGGGCGTGAGTACAACTTGGGGACTTTGAACAAGGTGGTTGAGGCAATGTGTAAGTGCAAGCTTGTTGAGGAGGCAAAGTTTGTTGTTTTCAAGTTGAGGGAGTTGGTTAGGCCTGATGGGGTGACTTACAAGTGGTTGGTTGGAGGGTACTGTGATAAGGGTGATTTGGTTGAGGCTTCCAAAGTTTGGAACTTGATGGAGGATGAGGGGTTTGAGCCTGATGTGGATGCTGTTGAGAAAATGATGGAGACCTTTTTTAAGGTTAATCAGTATGGTGAGGCTTTGAGGCTCTTTGATACAATGAGGTTCAAGAGGATGGATGAACTTGGGGTTTCAACTTATGGGCTAGTGATTAGGTGGTTGTGTAAGAAGGGGATGATGGCACAGGCGCACGAGGTGTTTGAGGAAATGCGCGAGAGGGGTGTTCGAGTTGATAACACGATTCTGGGGCATATTGTGTATGGACTTATGACTAGGCGTAGGGTTAGAGAGGCATATCAAGTTTTTGAGGGGATTGAGGCGCCGGATTTGAGCGTGTATCATGGGTTGATAAAGGGGCTTTTGAGGTTGAGAAGGGCGAGTGAGGCGACGCAGGTGTTTAGGGAAATGGTAAGAAGAGCTTGTGAGCCGACTATGCACACATACATAATGCTCCTGCAAGGGCATTTGGGGAGGAGGGGGAGGAAGGGGTCTGATCCGCTTGTtaattttgacactatttttgTTGGGGGTATGGTGAAGGCAGGGAAGTCGAAGGAAGCTACTAAGTATGTGGAGAGGGTGATTAACAGAGGAATGGAAGTGCCAAGGTTTGATTATAACAAGTTTTTGTACTACTTTTCAAACGAGGAAGGTGTGTGTATGTTTGAGGATGTGGGGAAGAAGTTGAGAGAGGTGGGACTGTTTGATTTGGCAGACATACTTGAGAGCTATGGGCAGAAGATGGCTACCAGAGACAGGAGAAGAAACAGAAGTCCAATTGCCCCAGATACTCAAGGAGTGATATCAGATACTGATAATCAGGCTGTGTAA
- the LOC106755325 gene encoding probable methyltransferase PMT5, with product MRSSWFNKLSIIIGHRSPVNWLLLCLISLLLLIFVLGSSSSNVVDLAPHIPVSLLYTNYRKVKEQAAVDYLELRSVARGNSRQREFDLCGKERENFVPCYNVSANLGAGFKEGEEFDRHCELLVEAERCLVRPPTEYKIPFQWPTSRDVIWSGNVKISRNQFLSSGSMTKRLMLLEENQIAFRSEDDGVKDHSRQIAEMIGLGSDNEFPQAGVRTILDINCGFGSFAAHLASLNIMTVCVAAYEATGSQVQLVLERGLPAVIGNFVARELPFPSLSYGIVHCAQCGIIWDGKVGIFLMEVDRVLKPGGYFVLTSTPSMSEGSSSKMKRRNMLNPMKELAQQLCWTLLSQHDELFIWQKTDDVNCYASRKKHAIPLCKEYDDVQSYYRPLQPCIRGTSSKRWIAIQNRSVGSDLSSEELKINGVQSEDYFEDLEFWRSTLKNYWSLLTPLIFSDHPKRPGDEDPLPPFNMIRNVMDMSTKYGGLNTALLEEKKSVWVMNVVPATVSNSLPLILDKGFVGVVHDWCEPFPTYPRTYDMLHASGLLSHLISLRCSMVNLFLEMDRILRPEGWVILSDNMQIIEMARTLAAQVRWEARVINLQNGSDQRLLVCQKPFLKK from the exons ATGAGAAGCTCGTGGTTCAATAAGTTATCCATCATTATTGGCCATAGATCCCCGGTGAACTGGTTACTCTTGTGCCTAATCAGCCTGCTTCTGCTGATTTTTGTTCTAGGTTCATCTTCTTCTAATGTTGTTGATTTGGCACCTCATATTCCGGTGTCTCTTTTATACACAAATTATAGGAAGGTTAAGGAGCAAGCGGCGGTTGATTATTTAGAGTTAAGGTCTGTGGCAAGGGGTAACTCCAGACAAAGAGAATTTGACCTCTGTGGCAAGGAAAGAGAGAATTTTGTGCCTTGTTACAATGTTTCAGCCAACTTGGGAGCAGGTTTTAAAGAAGGAGAAGAGTTTGATAGGCATTGTGAACTGTTAGTTGAAGCAGAAAGGTGTTTGGTTCGTCCTCCTACGGAATATAAAATTCCCTTCCAGTGGCCAACTAGCAGGGATGTTATATGGAGTGGAAATGTGAAGATAAGCAGAAACCAGTTTCTTTCATCTGGAAGTATGACCAAAAG GTTAATGCTTCTAGAAGAGAACCAAATTGCTTTCCGCTCGGAGGATGACGGTGTGAAAGATCACTCTCGCCAAATTGCAGAGATGATTGGCTTGGGAAGTGACAATGAGTTTCCTCAAGCTGGT GTTCGCACTATACTAGACATTAATTGTGGATTTGGTAGCTTTGCAGCTCATTTGGCATCACTGAATATAATGACAGTTTGCGTTGCTGCATATGAGGCAACAGGTAGCCAGGTTCAGCTGGTTCTTGAGAGGGGCCTTCCTGCTGTGATTGGCAACTTCGTTGCAAGAGAACTTCCATTTCCTTCATTATCATATGGCATAGTTCACTGTGCTCAATGTGGCATCATTTGGGATGGAAAAG TTGGAATTTTCCTCATGGAAGTTGACCGTGTTCTTAAACCTGGAGGATACTTTGTGTTAACCTCGACCCCAAGCATGTCAGAGGGAAGTTCATCAAAAATGAAAAGGAGGAATATGTTGAATCCAATGAAAGAACTGGCCCAGCAACTCTGTTGGACTCTTCTATCTCAGCACGATGAGCTATTCATCTGGCAGAAAACTGATGACGTTAATTGCTATGCATCTAG AAAGAAGCATGCTATACCATTATGCAAAGAATATGATGATGTTCAGTCATATTATCGGCCTCTTCAACCATGCATACGTGGGACCTCTAGCAAGCGCTGGATTGCAATACAGAACAGATCCGTTGGATCTGATTTGAGTTCAGAGGAGCTTAAAATTAATG GAGTTCAATCTGAAGATTATTTTGAAGACTTAGAATTCTGGAGATCAACTCTCAAGAACTATTGGTCTTTGCTTACACCACTAATTTTCTCTGATCATCCAAAGAGGCCGGGAGATGAAGATCCATTACCTCCATTTAACATGATTCGTAATGTAATGGATATGAGTACTAAATATGGGGGGTTGAACACTGCCCTTCTGGAAGAGAAAAAATCAGTTTGGGTCATGAATGTTGTTCCTGCTACAGTTTCTAATTCACTTCCTCTAATACTGGATAAAGGTTTTGTTGGTGTTGTGCATGACTG GTGTGAACCTTTCCCAACGTACCCCCGGACGTATGATATGCTTCACGCAAGTGGACTTCTTTCTCATCTCATTTCACTGAGATGCAGCATGGTGAACCTATTCTTGGAGATGGACAGAATACTGCGTCCAGAG GGATGGGTCATTCTTTCTGATAACATGCAAATTATTGAGATGGCTCGCACACTCGCTGCACAAGTACGTTGGGAAGCAAGGGTAATTAACCTTCAGAACGGAAGTGACCAGCGGCTTCTTGTTTGCCAGAAACCATTCCTGAAAAAATGA